A stretch of the Halorussus vallis genome encodes the following:
- a CDS encoding mycofactocin-coupled SDR family oxidoreductase, with translation MAEYDFEGKVAMVTGAARGQGRSHALRYAENGADVVCADICETTDESTYELGDETELDETVRMVEERGQRALGVQMDVSDEAEVQAGVEHAVSELGRIDILANNAGVAPVSGLMELDEETWDHALDVNLKGMWLCSKYVGQHMIERGEGGRIVNTSSTAGMVASPGLGHYSAAKHGVIGLTKNLAMELAQHDVTVNAVCPTAVDTAMVGGIVESIGEEMAEIAEQSGPDNVLGEIVEPEDVSAAFMWLSSDDARYVTGIALPVAAGATAI, from the coding sequence ATGGCGGAATACGACTTCGAGGGGAAAGTAGCGATGGTGACGGGAGCGGCGCGCGGACAGGGTCGGTCGCACGCCCTGCGGTACGCCGAGAACGGGGCGGACGTGGTGTGTGCCGACATCTGCGAGACGACCGACGAGTCGACGTACGAACTCGGCGACGAGACCGAACTCGACGAGACGGTCCGGATGGTCGAGGAGCGGGGCCAGCGCGCGCTGGGCGTCCAGATGGACGTCTCGGACGAGGCGGAGGTGCAGGCGGGCGTCGAGCACGCCGTCTCGGAGTTGGGCCGCATCGACATCCTCGCCAACAACGCGGGAGTCGCGCCGGTTTCGGGGCTGATGGAGTTGGACGAGGAGACGTGGGACCACGCCCTCGACGTGAACCTCAAGGGGATGTGGCTCTGCTCGAAGTACGTCGGCCAGCACATGATAGAGCGCGGCGAGGGCGGGCGCATCGTCAACACCTCCTCGACCGCCGGGATGGTCGCCTCGCCGGGACTCGGCCATTACAGCGCCGCGAAGCACGGCGTCATCGGACTGACGAAGAACCTCGCGATGGAACTCGCCCAGCACGACGTGACGGTCAACGCGGTCTGTCCGACCGCGGTCGACACCGCGATGGTGGGCGGCATCGTCGAGTCCATCGGCGAGGAGATGGCCGAAATCGCGGAGCAGTCCGGCCCGGACAACGTGCTGGGTGAGATCGTCGAACCGGAGGACGTGAGCGCGGCGTTCATGTGGCTGTCGAGCGACGACGCCCGCTACGTCACCGGCATCGCGCTCCCCGTGGCCGCGGGGGCGACCGCGATTTGA
- a CDS encoding AI-2E family transporter, with amino-acid sequence MNWQEFVDYDRNRIAWWLYLLALGVGVVYVGYSFVGMFVLGVFLYYAARPICDRVDEVVDNDGLAAGLTLAGIVTPVLFVLGYVGLAALRDAAALSGAEGVTGLLAPVLNVESLTASQQNLVQTLLNNPQRVQSLGTGRIRQLVTAALSALGALVGAAVLVSLSFGLAFFLLRDDDGIAEWFREEVAPKGTTGYAYAYAVDDELETVFFGNVLFVLVMAILSAIVYYGFNFVAPPSLTIPYAILLALLTGVASLVPLVVGKVVYVPLVAYLAWVASGQGGAAMVYPVGLLVVSFLVLDILPQTFLQPYISGNQIHVGIMMFAYILGPMLFGWYGFFLLPLFFVLVIQAVRIVVTDLIHGEELSPDVDAAPSLGKRNLGEPGDSDEDESSSASS; translated from the coding sequence GTGAACTGGCAAGAGTTCGTCGACTACGACAGGAACCGAATCGCATGGTGGCTCTACCTGCTCGCGCTCGGGGTCGGCGTCGTCTACGTCGGCTACTCGTTCGTAGGGATGTTCGTGCTGGGCGTGTTCCTCTACTACGCCGCCCGGCCCATCTGCGACCGTGTCGACGAAGTCGTCGACAACGACGGACTGGCGGCCGGCCTGACGCTGGCGGGCATCGTGACGCCGGTACTGTTCGTCCTCGGCTACGTCGGCCTGGCGGCGCTCCGAGACGCGGCGGCGTTGTCGGGGGCGGAGGGCGTCACGGGACTGCTCGCGCCGGTGCTGAACGTCGAGTCGCTCACCGCGAGCCAGCAGAACCTCGTCCAGACGCTGCTGAACAACCCCCAGCGAGTCCAGTCGCTGGGGACCGGCCGAATTCGACAGCTGGTGACCGCCGCGCTGTCCGCACTCGGCGCACTCGTCGGGGCGGCGGTCCTGGTGTCGCTGTCGTTCGGGCTGGCGTTCTTCCTGCTCCGGGACGACGACGGCATCGCGGAGTGGTTCCGCGAGGAGGTGGCGCCGAAGGGGACGACCGGCTACGCCTACGCCTACGCCGTCGACGACGAACTGGAGACGGTGTTCTTCGGGAACGTGTTGTTCGTGCTCGTGATGGCGATACTCTCGGCAATCGTCTACTACGGGTTCAACTTCGTGGCGCCGCCGTCGCTCACCATCCCGTACGCCATCCTGCTCGCGCTGTTGACCGGGGTGGCGAGCCTCGTCCCGCTCGTTGTCGGGAAGGTCGTCTACGTCCCGCTGGTGGCGTACCTCGCCTGGGTCGCGTCCGGGCAGGGTGGCGCGGCGATGGTCTACCCCGTCGGCCTGCTGGTCGTGTCGTTCCTCGTGCTCGACATCCTGCCCCAGACGTTCCTCCAGCCGTACATCTCGGGCAACCAGATCCACGTGGGCATCATGATGTTCGCGTACATCCTCGGGCCGATGTTGTTCGGCTGGTACGGGTTCTTCCTGCTCCCGCTGTTCTTCGTGTTGGTCATCCAGGCGGTCCGCATCGTCGTGACCGACCTCATCCACGGCGAGGAGCTCTCGCCGGACGTCGACGCGGCCCCCTCGCTGGGGAAACGGAACCTGGGCGAACCGGGCGACTCCGACGAGGACGAGTCGTCGTCGGCCTCCTCGTGA
- the hemE gene encoding uroporphyrinogen decarboxylase, which translates to MNDLLVRAARGERTERPPVWLMRQAGRYIPEYREIREDYTFREAISTPEVAERITLLPWELFEPDGLVMFSDILTVLEPLGLDYRIESGVGPVVENPVQSPADVPAGHADVREELDYVGALLERLQESVGGKSAIIGFTGGPFTLAAYAVAGEPAGKKQLPVRKFRVEHPEAFAELLERFTDVVVEYVRYQVESGAEVIQLFDTYAGLLTPDDYETFVQPLHRRILEAVDVPSIVFVRNPGGKLDLLADASADVVGLDWTVDMADTREELGETPVQGNLDPSYLLGDEEFVREKTAEVIEKAGPEGHILNLGHGIDRNTPVENAQAFVETAKQWEW; encoded by the coding sequence ATGAACGACCTCCTCGTGCGGGCGGCCCGCGGCGAACGCACCGAGCGACCGCCGGTCTGGCTGATGCGCCAGGCCGGCCGCTACATCCCCGAGTACCGCGAGATTCGCGAGGACTACACCTTCAGGGAGGCCATCTCGACCCCGGAGGTCGCCGAGCGAATCACGCTCCTGCCCTGGGAACTGTTCGAACCCGACGGCCTCGTGATGTTCTCGGACATCCTTACCGTCCTCGAACCGCTCGGCCTCGACTACCGCATCGAGAGCGGAGTCGGCCCGGTGGTCGAGAACCCCGTCCAGTCGCCCGCCGACGTACCCGCGGGCCACGCCGACGTGCGCGAGGAACTCGACTACGTCGGCGCGCTGCTCGAACGCCTCCAGGAGAGCGTCGGCGGGAAGTCGGCCATCATCGGCTTCACCGGCGGTCCCTTCACCCTCGCGGCCTACGCCGTCGCGGGCGAACCCGCGGGGAAGAAACAGCTCCCCGTCCGGAAGTTCCGGGTCGAACACCCCGAGGCGTTCGCCGAACTGCTCGAACGGTTCACCGACGTCGTGGTCGAGTACGTCCGCTATCAGGTGGAGTCTGGCGCGGAGGTGATTCAGCTGTTCGACACCTACGCCGGACTGCTGACCCCCGACGACTACGAGACGTTCGTCCAGCCGCTCCACCGCCGAATCTTGGAAGCCGTCGACGTCCCCTCCATCGTCTTCGTCCGGAACCCCGGCGGGAAACTCGACCTGCTGGCCGACGCGAGCGCCGACGTCGTTGGCCTCGACTGGACCGTCGACATGGCCGACACCCGCGAGGAACTGGGCGAAACTCCCGTGCAGGGCAACCTCGACCCCTCCTACCTGCTCGGCGACGAGGAATTCGTCCGGGAGAAGACAGCGGAGGTCATCGAGAAGGCCGGCCCCGAGGGCCACATCCTCAACCTGGGCCACGGCATCGACCGGAACACGCCCGTCGAGAACGCGCAGGCGTTCGTGGAGACGGCCAAGCAGTGGGAGTGGTAG
- a CDS encoding choice-of-anchor I family protein — MTTSYPAGTGDRGGVVLERVGRYESGKFDADAAEIVATSADSDHLFVVDAEACAVDVLDVTTPADPERAAQISVAEAWPDAGEVTNVALKDDVPLGDGTTTVLAVSVVAETPQEHGRVVFYDAPKRAHAATVEVGATPDAVKFTPDGSRVLTADSGEPSDDYETDPPGTVSVVDVRDGVGDATVEQADFRAYDGREDELRERGVRIFGPNAAASTNFEPEYLTVSADSTTAYVVLQLNNALAEVDVESATVTEVRALGYKDHDATGNELDASDVDRLNVRNWPVYGMYQPDAVAAYERDGQTYLLTANEGGARDAEGFSEVTTVADLDLDPDAFDFDSMPGVSDVADLQRPEHLGNLHTTTERGDVDGDGRHEEIYAFGGRSFAIWRPNGTLVYDSGADFELLEAMHHPEYFNADGTTNAPFAQSTAKGPEPEGIAVGDVGGRTYAFVGLERIASLVVYDVTDPTEPAFVQYINNRDFDVDPERDIEEGPADPSDAGDLGPEGVTFVPAEASPVDAPLVAVGNEISGTTTLYRVHALQETGETE, encoded by the coding sequence ATGACGACATCCTATCCGGCGGGAACCGGCGACCGCGGCGGCGTGGTGCTCGAACGGGTCGGCCGATACGAGTCGGGCAAGTTCGACGCCGACGCGGCCGAAATCGTCGCCACCAGCGCCGATTCGGACCACCTGTTCGTCGTCGACGCGGAGGCCTGCGCCGTCGACGTGCTCGACGTGACGACGCCCGCCGACCCCGAGCGAGCGGCCCAGATTTCGGTCGCCGAGGCGTGGCCCGACGCGGGCGAGGTGACCAACGTCGCCCTGAAGGACGACGTTCCCCTCGGCGACGGGACGACCACGGTGCTCGCGGTGTCGGTCGTCGCGGAGACGCCCCAGGAGCACGGTCGCGTCGTCTTCTACGACGCCCCGAAGCGCGCTCACGCGGCCACCGTCGAGGTCGGCGCGACGCCCGACGCGGTGAAGTTCACCCCCGACGGGAGTCGGGTGCTCACGGCCGACTCCGGCGAACCGAGCGACGACTACGAAACCGACCCGCCGGGGACGGTGAGCGTCGTGGACGTTCGCGACGGCGTGGGTGACGCGACGGTCGAACAGGCCGACTTTCGGGCGTACGACGGCCGGGAGGACGAACTCCGCGAGCGCGGCGTCCGAATCTTCGGCCCGAACGCGGCCGCCTCGACGAACTTCGAACCGGAGTATCTGACCGTCTCGGCCGACTCGACCACGGCCTACGTCGTCCTGCAGTTGAACAACGCGCTCGCCGAGGTGGACGTCGAGTCGGCGACCGTGACCGAGGTCCGCGCGTTGGGCTACAAGGACCACGACGCGACCGGGAACGAACTCGACGCCAGCGACGTCGACCGGTTGAACGTCCGGAACTGGCCCGTCTACGGGATGTACCAACCCGACGCCGTGGCGGCCTACGAGCGCGACGGGCAAACCTACCTGCTCACGGCCAACGAGGGCGGCGCGCGCGACGCCGAGGGATTCAGCGAGGTGACGACCGTCGCCGACCTCGACCTCGACCCCGACGCGTTCGACTTCGATTCGATGCCGGGCGTCTCGGACGTCGCCGACCTCCAGCGACCCGAGCATCTGGGCAACCTCCACACCACGACCGAGCGCGGCGACGTCGACGGCGACGGGCGACACGAGGAGATATACGCGTTCGGCGGCCGGTCGTTCGCCATCTGGAGACCCAACGGGACGCTGGTGTACGACAGCGGGGCCGACTTCGAACTCCTCGAAGCGATGCACCACCCCGAGTACTTCAACGCCGACGGAACGACGAACGCGCCGTTCGCCCAGAGCACCGCGAAGGGTCCCGAACCCGAGGGCATCGCCGTCGGCGACGTCGGCGGCCGCACGTACGCGTTCGTCGGCCTCGAACGCATCGCGAGCCTGGTCGTCTACGACGTGACCGACCCGACCGAACCGGCGTTCGTCCAGTACATCAACAACCGCGACTTCGACGTCGACCCCGAGCGAGACATCGAAGAAGGGCCGGCCGACCCGAGCGACGCGGGCGACCTCGGGCCGGAGGGCGTGACCTTCGTCCCGGCCGAGGCGAGCCCCGTCGACGCGCCGCTGGTCGCGGTCGGCAACGAAATCAGCGGGACGACGACGCTCTACCGGGTTCACGCGCTACAGGAGACGGGCGAGACGGAGTGA